One Streptomyces fagopyri DNA window includes the following coding sequences:
- a CDS encoding enoyl-CoA hydratase family protein, translating to MTLVHADLDRAVATLTLDSPANRNALSSALVGELAQELTRCGGDDDVRAVVLTHTGNTFCAGADLRDPPDPDALVGLLRRIVELPKPVVARVSGHVRAGGLGLLGACDIAVSSGAATFAFTEVRIGVAPAVISLPLLSRTDPRALARHYLTGERFDAAEAVRTGLLTAAGEDVDVVLAPVLDGLRRASPQGLAETKRLLTAKVLEAFDRDAVALTALSAELFSSVQAREGMTAFLERRDPAWVV from the coding sequence GTGACCCTCGTCCACGCGGACCTCGACCGCGCCGTCGCCACCCTCACCCTCGACTCGCCCGCCAACCGCAACGCCCTGTCGTCCGCGCTCGTGGGCGAACTGGCCCAGGAGCTCACGCGGTGCGGCGGGGACGACGACGTCCGCGCGGTCGTCCTCACCCACACCGGCAACACGTTCTGCGCCGGCGCGGACCTGCGTGACCCGCCGGACCCGGACGCGCTCGTCGGTCTGCTGCGGCGGATCGTCGAGCTGCCCAAACCGGTGGTGGCCCGGGTGAGCGGGCACGTCCGGGCGGGCGGCCTGGGGCTGCTGGGCGCCTGCGACATCGCGGTCTCCTCCGGCGCGGCCACGTTCGCCTTCACGGAGGTCCGCATCGGTGTCGCGCCCGCTGTCATCTCCCTCCCGCTGCTGTCCCGCACGGACCCCCGCGCCCTCGCCCGCCACTACCTCACCGGCGAACGCTTCGACGCGGCGGAGGCGGTACGGACGGGACTGCTGACCGCTGCGGGCGAGGACGTCGACGTGGTCCTCGCCCCCGTCCTGGACGGCCTGCGCCGGGCCTCCCCGCAGGGCCTCGCCGAGACGAAACGGCTGCTCACGGCTAAGGTGCTGGAGGCCTTCGACCGGGACGCGGTCGCCCTGACGGCGCTCTCGGCCGAGCTGTTCTCCTCCGTACAGGCCCGTGAGGGGATGACGGCCTTCCTCGAACGACGGGATCCCGCATGGGTGGTGTGA
- a CDS encoding 4-coumarate--CoA ligase family protein, with protein MFRSEYADVPAVEEPIHEAVLGRAAERADTPALVDGVDGTTLTYGQLDRFHRRLAAAFADAGVRKGDVLALHSPNTIAFPTVFYGATRAGASVTTVHPLATAGEFAKQLRDSATSWIVTVSPLLETAREAARLAGGIREIFVCDTAPGHRSLIDLLGSTAPEPRIDIDPVTDVAALPYSSGTTGTPKGVMLTHRSIATNLAQLARSVPMDEGERILAVLPFFHIYGLTALMNAPLRQGATVVVLPRFDLDTFLTAIERHRITGLFVAPPIVLALAKHPAVAGYDLSSLKYVISSAAPLDAQLAVACAERLGLPPIGQGYGMTELSPCTHLVPLDAADAPPGTVGRLVAGTEMRILSLDDPGKELGVGEAGEIVIRGPQVMKGYLGRPDATAEMIEPDGWLHTGDVGYVDADGWLFVVDRVKELIKYKGFQVAPAELEALLLTHPGIADAAVVGVYNEDNNEVPHAHVVRQRSATELSEGEVMMYVAERVAPYKRVRGVTFVDEVPRAASGKILRRELRGRS; from the coding sequence GTGTTCCGCAGCGAGTACGCCGATGTCCCGGCCGTCGAGGAACCCATCCACGAGGCCGTCCTCGGCCGGGCCGCCGAACGCGCGGACACACCCGCGCTGGTCGACGGCGTCGACGGCACCACGCTCACCTACGGCCAACTCGACCGGTTCCACCGCCGGCTGGCCGCCGCGTTCGCCGACGCGGGCGTCCGCAAGGGCGACGTGCTCGCCCTGCACAGCCCGAACACCATCGCGTTCCCGACGGTGTTCTACGGCGCCACGCGCGCGGGGGCGTCGGTCACGACCGTGCACCCGCTCGCCACCGCGGGGGAGTTCGCCAAGCAGCTGCGGGACAGCGCCACGAGCTGGATCGTGACCGTCTCACCGCTTCTGGAGACGGCACGAGAGGCCGCGCGACTGGCGGGCGGGATACGGGAGATATTCGTCTGCGACACCGCTCCGGGGCACCGGTCGCTGATCGACCTGCTCGGCTCGACGGCACCCGAGCCACGGATCGACATCGACCCCGTGACGGACGTCGCGGCCCTCCCGTACTCCTCCGGGACCACCGGCACGCCCAAGGGCGTGATGCTCACCCACCGGTCCATCGCCACCAACCTGGCGCAGCTGGCACGCTCGGTTCCGATGGACGAGGGGGAGCGCATCCTCGCGGTGCTGCCCTTCTTCCACATCTACGGGCTGACGGCCTTGATGAACGCGCCCCTGCGGCAGGGCGCCACCGTCGTCGTGCTGCCCCGCTTCGACCTCGACACGTTCCTCACGGCCATCGAGCGGCACCGCATCACGGGCCTGTTCGTGGCGCCGCCGATCGTGCTCGCGCTCGCCAAGCACCCGGCCGTCGCGGGCTACGACCTGTCGTCCCTGAAGTACGTCATCTCCTCCGCCGCGCCCCTGGACGCGCAGCTCGCGGTGGCCTGCGCCGAGCGGCTCGGCCTCCCGCCCATCGGCCAGGGCTACGGCATGACGGAGCTGTCCCCGTGCACCCACCTGGTACCGCTGGACGCGGCCGACGCGCCCCCGGGGACGGTGGGCAGGCTCGTCGCGGGCACCGAGATGCGGATCCTCTCGCTCGACGACCCGGGCAAGGAACTCGGTGTCGGCGAGGCCGGTGAGATCGTCATCCGCGGCCCCCAGGTGATGAAGGGTTACCTGGGGCGTCCCGACGCCACCGCAGAGATGATCGAACCGGACGGCTGGCTGCACACCGGGGACGTCGGATACGTGGACGCGGACGGCTGGCTGTTCGTCGTCGACCGGGTCAAGGAACTCATCAAGTACAAGGGCTTCCAGGTCGCCCCCGCCGAACTGGAGGCACTCCTGCTGACCCACCCGGGCATCGCGGACGCCGCCGTCGTCGGGGTCTACAACGAGGACAACAACGAGGTCCCGCACGCCCACGTGGTGCGCCAGCGGTCCGCCACCGAACTGTCCGAGGGCGAGGTCATGATGTACGTCGCCGAGCGCGTCGCCCCGTACAAACGGGTCCGGGGCGTCACCTTCGTCGACGAGGTGCCCCGGGCGGCCTCCGGGAAGATCCTGCGGCGGGAACTGCGGGGCCGGTCGTGA
- a CDS encoding acetyl/propionyl/methylcrotonyl-CoA carboxylase subunit alpha, with the protein MISSILVANRGEIACRVFRTCREAGIRTVAVHSDADEDALHVREADAAVRLPGSTPAQTYLRGDLVVKAALNAGADAVHPGYGFLSENADFARAVLDAGLVWIGPPPEAIEAMASKTRAKKLMGLAPLVEVTADDLPVLVKAAAGGGGRGMRIVRELACLEAELEGARAEALSAFGDGEVFVEPYVEGGRHVEVQILADTHGTVWALGTRDCSLQRRHQKVIEEAPAPGLGQSLTDTLYDLSVRAARAVDYVGAGTVEFLIADGTAHFLEMNTRLQVEHPVTEAVFGIDLVALQIQVAEGAALDDAPPPARGHAVEARLYAEDPAGGWAPQTGTLHRLAVPDEVRLDTGYADGDRIGVHYDPMLAKAVAHAPTRAQALRTLSGALERADIHGPVTNRDLLVRSLRHPEFAEGRMDTGFYDRHLAVLTASAADPYAPLAAALADAHGRSRFGGWRNLPSQPQVRHYLVAGEEHEVRYRHTREGLTADGVHVVRADAGLVVLEVDGVRERFRVARHGDQVYVNSTALTALPRFPDPTAEHVPGSLLAPMPGTVVRVAEGLAEGVRVEAGRPLLWLEAMKMEHRISAPADGTLTALHVVPGQQVEMGALLAVVEDDVPG; encoded by the coding sequence ATGATCAGTTCGATACTCGTGGCCAACCGCGGCGAGATCGCCTGCCGTGTCTTCCGCACCTGCCGGGAGGCCGGGATCCGGACCGTCGCCGTGCACTCGGACGCCGACGAGGACGCCCTGCACGTGCGGGAGGCCGACGCGGCGGTGCGGCTGCCGGGCTCGACACCCGCCCAGACGTACCTCCGCGGCGACCTGGTCGTGAAGGCGGCCCTGAACGCCGGAGCGGACGCCGTGCACCCCGGGTACGGCTTCCTCTCCGAGAACGCGGACTTCGCGCGGGCCGTCCTCGACGCGGGTCTGGTCTGGATCGGGCCGCCGCCCGAGGCGATCGAGGCGATGGCGTCCAAGACCCGCGCCAAGAAGCTGATGGGCCTCGCCCCCCTGGTGGAGGTCACCGCGGACGACCTGCCGGTGCTGGTCAAGGCGGCGGCGGGCGGCGGCGGGCGCGGTATGCGCATCGTGCGCGAACTGGCCTGTCTGGAAGCGGAGCTGGAGGGGGCGCGGGCCGAGGCCCTCAGCGCCTTCGGCGACGGCGAGGTCTTCGTCGAGCCGTACGTGGAGGGCGGCCGGCACGTCGAGGTGCAGATCCTCGCCGACACGCACGGCACGGTCTGGGCGCTCGGCACGCGCGACTGCTCGCTCCAGCGGCGCCATCAGAAGGTGATCGAGGAGGCCCCGGCCCCCGGTCTCGGGCAGTCGCTCACCGACACGCTGTACGACCTGTCCGTACGCGCCGCACGGGCCGTCGACTACGTGGGCGCCGGGACGGTCGAGTTCCTGATCGCGGACGGCACCGCCCACTTCCTGGAGATGAACACCCGTCTCCAGGTCGAACACCCCGTCACCGAGGCGGTCTTCGGGATCGACCTCGTCGCGCTGCAGATCCAGGTCGCCGAGGGCGCCGCGCTCGACGACGCTCCGCCCCCCGCGCGCGGGCACGCGGTCGAGGCCCGTCTGTACGCCGAGGACCCGGCCGGCGGCTGGGCCCCGCAGACCGGGACCCTGCACCGCCTCGCCGTGCCGGACGAGGTCCGCCTGGACACCGGCTACGCAGACGGCGACCGGATCGGCGTGCACTACGACCCGATGCTCGCCAAGGCCGTCGCCCACGCCCCCACGCGCGCGCAGGCACTGCGCACGCTGTCGGGCGCCCTGGAGCGGGCGGACATCCACGGCCCGGTCACCAACCGGGATCTGCTCGTACGGTCCCTGCGGCACCCGGAGTTCGCCGAGGGCCGCATGGACACCGGGTTCTACGACCGCCACCTCGCCGTGCTCACGGCGTCCGCCGCCGACCCGTACGCGCCGCTGGCCGCGGCACTCGCCGACGCGCACGGCCGTTCCCGGTTCGGCGGCTGGCGCAACCTGCCCTCCCAGCCGCAGGTCAGGCACTACCTCGTGGCGGGGGAGGAGCACGAGGTCCGCTACCGGCACACCCGGGAGGGTCTGACCGCCGACGGCGTCCACGTGGTGCGCGCCGACGCCGGTCTCGTCGTCCTCGAAGTGGACGGTGTGCGCGAGCGGTTCCGGGTGGCACGCCACGGCGACCAGGTGTACGTGAACTCCACCGCCCTCACCGCGCTGCCCCGCTTCCCCGACCCCACCGCCGAGCACGTCCCCGGCTCCCTGCTCGCGCCGATGCCCGGCACGGTCGTCCGGGTGGCCGAGGGCCTCGCCGAAGGAGTCCGGGTGGAGGCCGGCCGGCCCCTGCTGTGGCTGGAGGCGATGAAGATGGAGCACAGGATCTCCGCCCCGGCCGACGGCACCCTCACCGCCCTGCACGTGGTCCCGGGCCAGCAGGTGGAGATGGGGGCCCTGCTGGCGGTCGTCGAGGACGACGTGCCCGGATAG
- a CDS encoding acyl-CoA carboxylase subunit beta — protein MTVLASALDAHSPEHTANRDVMLARLAVLDAEHAKALAGGGEKYVARHRARGKLLARERIELLLDPDTPFLELSPLAAWGSDAPAYAVGASLVTGIGVVEGVECLITANDPTVRGGASNPWSLKKALRANDIALANRLPCISLVESGGADLPSQKEIFIPGGAIFRDLTRLSAAGIPTVAVVFGNSTAGGAYVPGMSDHVIMVKERAKVFLGGPPLVKMATGEESDDESLGGAEMHARVSGLADHFAVDERDALRQARRVVARLNHRKAYPDPGPAAPPEYDEDELLGIVPGDLKHPFDPREVIARIVDGSDFDEFKPLYGTSLTTGWATLHGYPVGVLANAQGVLFSAESQKAAQFIQLANQRDIPLLFLHNTTGYMVGREYEQGGIIKHGAMMINAVSNSRVPHLSVLMGASYGAGHYGMCGRAYDPRFLFAWPSAKSAVMGPQQLAGVLSIVARQSAAARGRPYDDESDAALRAMVEQQIESESLPMFLSGRLYDDGVIDPRDTRTVLGLCLSAIHTAPFEGARGGFGVFRM, from the coding sequence GTGACCGTCCTCGCGTCCGCCCTGGACGCCCACAGCCCCGAACACACCGCCAATCGCGACGTCATGCTCGCCAGACTCGCCGTGCTGGACGCCGAGCACGCCAAGGCGCTCGCGGGCGGCGGCGAGAAGTACGTCGCCCGGCACCGGGCGCGCGGCAAACTGCTCGCCCGCGAACGCATCGAGCTGCTGCTCGACCCCGACACCCCCTTCCTGGAGCTGTCGCCGCTGGCGGCCTGGGGGAGTGACGCGCCCGCGTACGCGGTGGGGGCCTCGCTCGTCACCGGGATCGGGGTGGTCGAGGGCGTGGAGTGCCTGATCACCGCCAACGACCCGACGGTGCGCGGCGGTGCCAGCAACCCGTGGAGCCTGAAGAAGGCGCTGCGGGCCAACGACATCGCCCTCGCCAACCGGCTGCCCTGCATCAGCCTCGTCGAGTCGGGCGGCGCCGACCTGCCGTCCCAGAAGGAGATCTTCATCCCCGGGGGCGCGATCTTCCGCGACCTGACCCGGCTGTCGGCGGCGGGCATCCCGACCGTGGCCGTCGTCTTCGGGAACTCCACCGCGGGGGGCGCGTACGTCCCCGGCATGTCCGACCACGTGATCATGGTCAAGGAGCGGGCGAAGGTCTTCCTGGGCGGTCCGCCGCTGGTGAAGATGGCCACCGGCGAGGAGAGCGACGACGAGTCCCTGGGCGGCGCCGAGATGCACGCCCGGGTGTCGGGTCTCGCGGACCACTTCGCCGTCGACGAACGGGACGCCCTGAGGCAGGCCCGGCGCGTCGTCGCCCGGCTCAACCACCGCAAGGCGTACCCGGACCCGGGACCGGCGGCCCCGCCCGAGTACGACGAGGACGAACTGCTGGGGATCGTGCCCGGTGACCTCAAGCACCCCTTCGACCCGCGCGAGGTCATCGCCCGGATCGTCGACGGCTCGGACTTCGACGAGTTCAAGCCCCTCTACGGGACCAGCCTCACGACGGGCTGGGCGACGCTGCACGGCTACCCGGTCGGGGTGCTGGCCAACGCCCAGGGGGTGCTGTTCAGCGCCGAGTCGCAGAAGGCCGCCCAGTTCATCCAGCTCGCCAACCAGCGCGACATCCCCCTCCTCTTCCTGCACAACACCACCGGCTACATGGTCGGCAGGGAGTACGAGCAGGGCGGCATCATCAAGCACGGCGCGATGATGATCAACGCGGTGAGCAACAGCCGTGTCCCGCACCTGTCCGTCCTGATGGGCGCCTCCTACGGGGCCGGCCACTACGGCATGTGCGGACGCGCCTACGACCCGCGCTTCCTGTTCGCCTGGCCCAGCGCCAAGTCCGCCGTGATGGGCCCCCAGCAGCTCGCGGGCGTCCTGTCCATCGTGGCCCGGCAGTCGGCGGCGGCCAGGGGCCGTCCCTACGACGACGAGTCCGACGCGGCCCTGCGCGCCATGGTGGAGCAGCAGATCGAGTCGGAGTCCCTGCCGATGTTCCTGTCCGGGCGGCTGTACGACGACGGGGTGATCGACCCCCGTGACACCCGCACCGTCCTCGGCCTGTGCCTGTCCGCGATCCACACCGCGCCCTTCGAGGGCGCGCGCGGCGGCTTCGGCGTCTTCCGGATGTGA
- the pdxH gene encoding pyridoxamine 5'-phosphate oxidase, protein MRAHYRAEGLVESDLAPHPMDQFARWFKQAAQAAVQGVVYEPNAMVVGTADPDGRPSSRTVLLKQYDGQGFVFYTNYDSRKARELAANPYVSLLFPWHPMARQVIVTGTARRTGRDETAAYFRTRPHGSQLGAWASAQSSVVPSRTTLDSSYAELSARYPEGEQVPVPPNWGGFRVAPRTVEFWQGRENRLHDRLRYTAQPDGGWKVERLSP, encoded by the coding sequence ATGCGCGCCCACTACCGCGCCGAGGGCCTCGTGGAGTCCGATCTCGCCCCGCATCCCATGGACCAGTTCGCCCGCTGGTTCAAACAGGCCGCGCAGGCCGCCGTGCAGGGCGTGGTGTACGAGCCGAACGCGATGGTCGTGGGCACGGCGGACCCCGACGGGCGGCCCAGCTCCCGCACGGTGCTGCTCAAGCAGTACGACGGTCAGGGCTTCGTCTTCTACACCAACTACGACTCGCGCAAGGCCCGGGAGCTGGCCGCCAACCCGTACGTGTCGCTGCTCTTCCCCTGGCACCCGATGGCCCGCCAGGTCATCGTCACCGGGACGGCCCGCCGCACCGGCCGCGACGAGACGGCCGCGTACTTCCGTACCCGCCCGCACGGCTCCCAGCTCGGCGCCTGGGCCAGCGCCCAGTCCTCGGTCGTCCCCTCCCGCACCACGCTCGACTCCTCCTACGCGGAACTGAGCGCCCGCTACCCCGAGGGCGAGCAGGTCCCGGTCCCCCCGAACTGGGGCGGCTTCCGCGTCGCCCCGCGGACGGTCGAGTTCTGGCAGGGCCGCGAGAACCGCCTCCACGACCGGCTGCGGTACACGGCACAACCGGACGGCGGCTGGAAGGTGGAGCGGCTCAGCCCGTGA
- a CDS encoding acyl-CoA dehydrogenase family protein, whose protein sequence is MSPATETEEHQALRAAVAALGRRYGRDYLTSALREDRHPTELWSEAGKLGYLGVNLPEEYGGGGGGIAELSIVLEELGAAGCPLLMMVVSPAICGTVIARFGTEEQKRAWLPGLADGTRTMAFGITEPDAGSNSHRITTTARRDGADWVLSGRKVFISGVDIADATLVVGRTEDARTGSLKPCLFIVPRDADGFGRRQIDMELQSAEKQFELALDDVRLPAEALVGDEDAGLLQLFAGLNPERVMTAAFAIGMGRFALSRAVEYARERTVWKAPIGAHQAIAHPLAQAHIELELARLMMQKAAHLYDSGDDVAAGEAANMAKYAAGEACVRAVDQAVHTLGGNGLTREFGLASLITASRVARIAPVSREMILNYVSHQTLGLPKSY, encoded by the coding sequence ATGAGCCCCGCAACAGAGACCGAAGAGCACCAAGCCCTCCGCGCCGCCGTCGCCGCCCTCGGCAGGCGTTACGGCCGCGACTACCTCACCAGCGCCCTCCGGGAGGACCGCCACCCCACCGAACTGTGGTCGGAGGCGGGCAAGCTCGGCTACCTGGGCGTGAACCTGCCGGAGGAGTACGGCGGCGGGGGCGGTGGCATAGCCGAACTGTCCATAGTCCTTGAGGAGTTGGGCGCGGCCGGCTGTCCGCTGCTGATGATGGTCGTGTCGCCCGCGATCTGCGGCACCGTCATCGCCCGCTTCGGCACGGAGGAGCAGAAGCGGGCGTGGCTGCCCGGCCTCGCCGACGGCACCCGCACCATGGCCTTCGGCATCACCGAACCCGACGCCGGCTCCAATTCGCACCGGATCACCACCACGGCCCGCCGGGACGGCGCGGACTGGGTGCTGAGCGGCCGCAAGGTGTTCATCTCCGGCGTCGACATCGCCGACGCCACCCTCGTCGTGGGCCGTACCGAGGACGCCCGCACCGGCAGCCTCAAGCCCTGCCTCTTCATCGTCCCGCGCGACGCGGACGGCTTCGGCCGACGGCAGATCGACATGGAACTCCAGAGCGCGGAGAAGCAGTTCGAGCTGGCCCTCGACGACGTCAGGCTGCCCGCCGAGGCGCTCGTCGGAGACGAGGACGCGGGCCTGCTCCAGCTCTTCGCCGGGCTCAACCCCGAGCGGGTGATGACGGCCGCGTTCGCGATCGGCATGGGCCGCTTCGCCCTCTCCCGGGCCGTCGAGTACGCCCGTGAGCGCACCGTCTGGAAGGCCCCCATCGGCGCCCACCAGGCCATCGCCCACCCGCTCGCACAGGCCCACATAGAACTCGAACTCGCCCGCCTGATGATGCAGAAGGCGGCCCACCTGTACGACTCCGGGGACGACGTCGCCGCCGGTGAGGCCGCCAACATGGCCAAGTACGCGGCCGGTGAGGCCTGTGTGAGAGCGGTCGACCAGGCCGTGCACACCCTGGGCGGCAACGGACTCACCCGCGAGTTCGGCCTCGCCTCGTTGATCACGGCGTCACGGGTGGCCCGTATCGCCCCGGTCAGCCGGGAGATGATCCTCAACTACGTCTCCCACCAGACCCTGGGCCTGCCCAAGTCGTACTGA
- a CDS encoding isopenicillin N synthase family dioxygenase yields MTTYPSSSPFQQLPIIDLSAADRGPQARALLHAQLHSAAHDVGFFQLVGHGVSAAETSALLDAMHRFFALPEADRLALDNIGSPHFRGYTRTGDERTGGSRDWRDQLDIGAERPARRPGADEPAYWWLQGPNQWPAALPELRTAALAWIDRLGSVAARLLRELLTAIGAPADFYEPAFGEWAHPHLKLVRYPGSAGDGAGQGVGAHKDYGFLTLLLQDTVGGLQVQRADGLFHDVPPLPGAFVVNLGELLEVATDGYLLATNHRVVSPPGATERFSVPFFYNPRLDARIEPLVFPHASAAPGITDDPTNPLFAEYGFNELKGKLRAHPLVAARHHAELLTPA; encoded by the coding sequence ATGACGACGTACCCGTCCTCCTCGCCGTTCCAGCAGCTTCCGATCATCGACCTCTCCGCGGCCGACCGCGGTCCCCAGGCCCGTGCCCTGCTGCACGCGCAGCTGCACAGCGCCGCCCACGACGTGGGCTTCTTCCAGCTCGTCGGGCACGGGGTGAGCGCGGCCGAGACCAGCGCCCTGCTCGACGCCATGCACCGCTTCTTCGCACTGCCCGAGGCCGACCGGCTCGCCCTCGACAACATCGGCTCGCCGCACTTCCGCGGTTACACGCGCACCGGCGACGAACGCACGGGCGGCAGCCGGGACTGGCGCGACCAGCTCGACATAGGCGCCGAGCGGCCCGCCCGCAGGCCCGGCGCGGACGAGCCCGCCTACTGGTGGCTGCAGGGCCCGAACCAGTGGCCCGCCGCGCTGCCGGAGCTGCGGACCGCCGCCCTGGCCTGGATCGACCGCCTCGGCTCGGTCGCGGCACGGCTGCTGCGCGAGCTGCTCACCGCCATCGGGGCGCCCGCCGACTTCTACGAGCCGGCGTTCGGGGAGTGGGCCCACCCGCATCTCAAGCTCGTGCGGTATCCGGGGAGCGCGGGGGACGGCGCCGGTCAGGGCGTGGGGGCGCACAAGGACTACGGGTTCCTGACGCTGCTGCTCCAGGACACCGTGGGCGGGCTCCAGGTGCAGCGGGCGGACGGCCTCTTCCACGACGTGCCACCGCTGCCGGGGGCGTTCGTCGTCAACCTCGGCGAGCTGCTGGAGGTCGCCACCGACGGCTACCTGCTCGCCACGAACCACCGGGTCGTGAGTCCACCCGGAGCCACCGAGCGGTTCTCCGTGCCCTTCTTCTACAACCCGCGCCTGGACGCCCGGATCGAACCGCTGGTCTTCCCGCACGCGTCCGCCGCGCCCGGGATCACCGACGACCCGACGAACCCGCTCTTCGCCGAGTACGGGTTCAACGAGCTGAAGGGCAAGCTGCGCGCCCATCCGCTGGTCGCCGCCCGCCATCACGCGGAGCTGCTCACGCCCGCGTGA
- a CDS encoding TetR/AcrR family transcriptional regulator: MHVPKQDRSRATRQRLLAAAVACLAEHGWAGSTVAVVAERAGVSRGAAQHHFPTREDLFTAAVEYVAEERSTALRALFPEGAADRRAVVAALVDLFTGPLFRAALHLWVAASDEEQLRLRVTELEARVGRETHRIAVDLLAADESRPGVRETVQGFLDMSRGLGLANLLTDDAARRQRVVAQWGEILNGVLD; this comes from the coding sequence GTGCACGTCCCGAAGCAGGACCGCAGCCGGGCCACCCGGCAGCGACTCCTGGCGGCCGCCGTGGCCTGTCTAGCCGAACACGGCTGGGCGGGCTCCACGGTCGCCGTCGTCGCGGAACGCGCCGGTGTCTCCCGGGGCGCCGCCCAGCACCACTTCCCGACCCGCGAGGACCTGTTCACGGCGGCGGTGGAGTACGTCGCCGAGGAGCGCTCCACGGCCCTGCGCGCCCTCTTCCCGGAGGGTGCCGCCGACCGGCGCGCCGTCGTCGCGGCCCTCGTCGACCTCTTCACCGGCCCGCTCTTCCGCGCCGCCCTCCACCTGTGGGTCGCCGCGTCCGACGAGGAGCAGCTCCGTCTCAGGGTCACCGAACTGGAGGCCCGTGTCGGCCGCGAGACCCACCGGATCGCCGTGGACCTGCTGGCCGCCGACGAGTCCCGCCCGGGGGTACGTGAGACCGTCCAGGGTTTCCTCGACATGTCCCGCGGTCTGGGCCTCGCCAATCTCCTCACGGACGACGCGGCGCGCCGGCAGCGGGTGGTCGCGCAGTGGGGCGAGATCCTGAACGGCGTGCTGGACTGA
- a CDS encoding citrate synthase 2 produces MSDFVPGLEGVVAFETEIAEPDKEGGALRYRGVDIEDLVGHVSFGNVWGLLVDGAFNPGLPPAEPFPIPVHSGDIRVDVQSALAMLAPVWGLKPLLDIDESQAREDLARAAVMALSYVAQSARGQGRPMVPQSEIDKAHSIAERFMIRWRGEPDPKHVAAVDAYWTSAAEHGMNASTFTARVIASTGADVAAALSGAVGAMSGPLHGGAPSRVLGMIEEIERTGDAEAYVRQALDQGERLMGFGHRVYRAEDPRARVLRRTARDLGAPRFEVAEALEKAALAELHARRPDRVLATNVEFWAAIVLDFAEVPAHMFTSMFSCARTAGWSAHILEQKRTGRLVRPSAQYVGPGPRGPQEIKGYERIAH; encoded by the coding sequence ATGTCCGACTTCGTACCCGGACTCGAAGGAGTCGTCGCGTTCGAGACGGAGATCGCCGAACCGGACAAGGAGGGCGGCGCACTCCGGTACCGGGGCGTCGACATCGAGGATCTGGTCGGTCACGTCTCCTTCGGAAACGTCTGGGGACTCCTCGTCGACGGCGCGTTCAACCCCGGCCTGCCGCCCGCCGAGCCGTTCCCGATCCCCGTCCACTCGGGTGACATCCGCGTCGACGTCCAGTCCGCGCTCGCCATGCTCGCGCCCGTCTGGGGCCTCAAGCCCCTCCTCGACATCGACGAGTCACAGGCCCGTGAGGACCTCGCCCGCGCCGCCGTCATGGCCCTCTCGTACGTCGCCCAGTCCGCCCGCGGGCAGGGCCGCCCCATGGTCCCGCAGAGCGAGATCGACAAGGCGCACTCGATCGCGGAACGCTTCATGATCCGCTGGCGCGGCGAGCCGGACCCCAAGCACGTGGCCGCCGTGGACGCCTACTGGACGTCCGCCGCCGAGCACGGCATGAACGCCTCCACCTTCACCGCCCGCGTCATCGCGTCGACCGGCGCGGACGTCGCGGCGGCGCTCTCCGGAGCCGTGGGCGCGATGTCGGGCCCGCTGCACGGCGGCGCCCCCTCCCGTGTCCTCGGCATGATCGAGGAGATCGAGCGCACCGGGGACGCCGAGGCGTACGTCAGGCAGGCACTGGACCAGGGTGAACGCCTGATGGGCTTCGGCCACCGGGTCTACCGGGCCGAGGACCCGCGCGCGCGGGTCCTGCGCCGCACCGCCCGTGATCTGGGCGCCCCCCGCTTCGAGGTCGCCGAGGCGCTGGAGAAGGCCGCTCTGGCGGAGCTGCACGCCCGCCGCCCGGACCGGGTCCTGGCGACGAACGTCGAGTTCTGGGCCGCCATCGTCCTCGACTTCGCCGAGGTCCCGGCGCACATGTTCACCTCGATGTTCAGCTGCGCCCGCACGGCCGGCTGGTCGGCGCACATCCTGGAGCAGAAGCGCACGGGACGGCTCGTCCGGCCGTCCGCGCAGTACGTGGGTCCCGGGCCGCGCGGTCCGCAGGAGATCAAGGGGTACGAGCGCATCGCCCACTGA